CATTTTTTATATGACCAGTTCTGTATTCTTCCGGTGAGCGTGTATCCAGTAGTACAAATTTTTCGTCTTCCTCGTCTAAGAGCATGTCCAAATCTGCCGCACTTAATAGAGGTACTTTGTCAACCTGCTGATCAGGGTTTTGTTTCTGAGGCTTAACCATACTTAGCAAAAGTGTTACGGCCAGGCCCACCGCTATAGAACCGCTAAATAAAATATTTTTTCTACTCATTATTTCTATCCGTTTTACTCTACCAGTTTTACTAATGCTACCCAATCTTCGTTTTCTGCTGCGGGAGGTGTGCCAAGAGTTACTTTACCCGGACCACTTACCTCAGTTTTAGAACCTTCTTGCAACTCTCCTCCGCTTTTGGGGTTATACCACTTTATGGTATAGTTTTTTTCAGTTTTTCCTAAATCTAGCTGTGTTTTTTCACCTTTTGGCAGGTAAACCGCATATATTACTCCTGGCTCGGCAAAGCAGTAGGCACGATCGGAGTCCAGCAATTCATCCGCCCCATGCATATTCCAGAAGGGTAGGTAATCATTAAAAAAACGTAGTGCATGTGCAGTCTGCTCCCATACATTGTTGCGGGTACGGAAGGTTTCCGCATTGAGGTCATCATTAGGGAAACGGTAGCCAAAGTACCATTCTACACCTCCGCCCCCGGCCATTAAGTTGCCCCACAGCACTTCGTAGCGTACAGTATCGTGCTCAGGGTCAATATTGTCGGGCAGTACACCGTGGTAGTGCGGACCAATCTCATCCAGGTTTACCACCCACTGTTTGCCGGCTACCGCCGAGCTATCTATCCAGTGTTTGGTTTCGCTATGTACGTCACTTGGCGGGTTAATTTGTAAGGAAGGACCATCCAGTGACTGAAAGCCCAGTAATGAATCTAATACCTGATACCGATACTTACGACTGGCATGCGTATGTATTGCTAAAAAATTGTTATACGGATCGGTTTGCTTAATATAGGCAATCATGTCTTTTCTTTGAGCATCATTCTGTGCTTCTGGGGTAAAATTGGCGTAGCCGTTTTCTTCACCCATATTCCAGGTAATGGCTAAGTGGTGGGCAAACCTGGCAATCAGCTCACGATAATAAAGTTTACGCTCAGGTCCGGTTTCTCCACCATCCAGCAGCAGCTCATTTTCGGTCTCCTGCAAAACAAAGTGCAGCATAATTCCCAAACTATCGGCATGGCTGAATACCTTCTCCCACTGGGCTAGCTTACTGCAATCAAAGCGAAAACGCTCCTCATAACTGGTATAAGGCCAAACATCTTTACCATCGCCCCCAATGTTCATGGTAAGAAAGTAGATGGAGTTCATTTCTTTTTCGGCAAGGTAATTTAGTGCGCCTATCAGCCCTTTACCTTTACCCTCACCCCAGCTAGGGTCGCCTTCTTTCCAGTCTTCTACATGAGGCATGTAGCGGTGCAGATTCTTATCTGCTGCTGCTTCGCCTTCTCTCTGCTCTTCGTCAGCGCCAAAGTAAGTGCCGTCAAAATCCTCAAAACCCAGTAAATTTTCGGGGCTGTCTGTTCCTCCTTTAAGAAAATACTTCTGGCTTTCTGCAAACCTCAGGTATCTTTCTCCTATATACTTCAGGCGTCCCTGCGCTCGCAGATCTTTTCCGTTTTTATCGGAAGGAACTACTTCAAACCGTCCTTCTTCTCCATCAAAAGCAAGAGCCTCTCCGGCAGCAGAGTCATCGCTAACCGCAATGCTATCTCCCTTACGAAAAGACACCTTGTACTGCCAAATACCTGCTTCGTCAGGGGAGAAATTAACCTGCCAGATATTACCACTATCAGCGCTACTTTCTGCCGCATTGCCATCAGCAGCATAATAACCTGGTATGGTATAGCTACGGTCTTCGTGCTGAAAAGTCACTTCTAGACGGTAGTTTAAAAATGGATTGTCATTGGCACTCTCGCTGGTCTGAGGGCCTTCAAAATTTAGTGTCATTTTATGCCATTTTTTGTATACCGGAAGCTTTTCGCGCCCTTCAGTATCGCTTTGGCATGCCCCAAACACAAGAAGAACACTTAGAAATAGTGGTAAGAAGGTAGTTTGCAGATTGTTCATGTTGATGAAAATTATTCAAGTAATAGCGAAAAAATAGATATTTTTCTCTTCAAGTAGTGGCTTTTCATGCAAAAATATCATTTCTGCGCATGTATGGCAGTAGGGAATTATCTATATTGCCACTTCTAAACAATATCAGTAATGTAATAAGGTACCGACAATACTGATTCTTTTTGACAATAACTTTTTGCGGACCTTATTCTCCTAGCCTCAACGGGCCTTATTGTTAGTCAACTATTGGCAATCGTTAAAATAAATTATAGCATGAAAGAAACTTTTAAACCTGGTGTTTTATACGGCGAAGACCTAAAACGTTTTTACAGATACGCAAACCAGAAGGGATTTGCACTTCCTGCCGTAAACGTAACTGGCACCAATACTGTCAACGCTGTACTAGAAACTGCCCGTGAGGTCAACTCAGCAGTAATTATTCAGTTTTCTAATTCAGGTGCTGCTTTTTTCGCTGGCAAAGGCTTAAGTAATGAGGGACAGCAGGCATCTATCGCTGGTGCTATCTCTGGCGCTATGCACGTACATAATATGGCGGAAAAATACGGTGTAACAGTTATACTACACACCGACCATGCTGCAAAGAAATTATTACCCTGGATAGATGGCTTGCTGGATGCTGGCGAAAAATACTACAAGGAGCACGGCAGACCTTTGTTCAGCTCTCATATGCTAGACCTTTCTGAAGAATCGTTAGACGATAACGTAGCTATCAGTAAGCAGTACTACCATCGTATGAACCAGATTGGTATGTCTATAGAAATAGAGCTTGGTGTTACTGGGGGTGAAGAAGACGGAGTAGACAATACTGATGTAGATGCTTCCAAACTTTATACTCAGCCAGAAGAAGTAGCTTACGCTTACAAAGAGCTTTCTACTGTAGGAGATAACTTTACTATTGCCGCAGCATTTGGTAATGTACATGGAGTTTACAAGCCTGGTAATGTAAAGCTTACTCCTAAAATTCTTCATAACTCTCAGGAGCATATCCAGAAAGAATTTTCTACTGAGGAGAAGCCCGTAAACTTTGTGTTCCATGGTGGATCTGGTTCTACTCAGGCCGAAATCCGTGAGGCAATTTCTTACGGTACCATCAAAATGAATATTGATACTGACCTACAGTGGGCGTTCTGGGATGGAGTTAAAAATTATTACAAAGAGAAAGAAGCTTACCTACAGGCACAAATTGGAAATCCTGAAGGTGACGATTCTCCCAACAAAAAGTTCTACGATCCTCGCGTATGGTTACGCAAAGGAGAAGAGTCTATTGTTAAGCGTTTGAAGCAGGCATTTGACGACCTTAACGCTATTAACTCTATGGACTAAACAGCAGGGCTGTTACTATATAACTGAAGGCGCATATCTGTCATGGATGTGCGCTTTTTTTAATTGCCGTTCTTCTTCACCCCTCCTGCCAGTGCAATTCCGCACAACAGCTATCCCTCTGCATCTCAACAGTTTATAAGAAACTTTATAGATGTATCTATTTCTTTATACAGAAAATATTGATTAAATTATTACAAGGAAAAGTCTTGTTATATCTTAATTTTTTGCGTTATGAATCTTCACGATGAACTTATCCACGCAGACA
This window of the Porifericola rhodea genome carries:
- a CDS encoding rhodanese-like domain-containing protein yields the protein MSRKNILFSGSIAVGLAVTLLLSMVKPQKQNPDQQVDKVPLLSAADLDMLLDEEDEKFVLLDTRSPEEYRTGHIKNARFVNFETFRLSQLADIPKDKEIIVYCLSGGRSNRVGMQLLEAGYQNVRNLEGGIRNWKAKGYPITND
- a CDS encoding DUF5060 domain-containing protein, whose translation is MNNLQTTFLPLFLSVLLVFGACQSDTEGREKLPVYKKWHKMTLNFEGPQTSESANDNPFLNYRLEVTFQHEDRSYTIPGYYAADGNAAESSADSGNIWQVNFSPDEAGIWQYKVSFRKGDSIAVSDDSAAGEALAFDGEEGRFEVVPSDKNGKDLRAQGRLKYIGERYLRFAESQKYFLKGGTDSPENLLGFEDFDGTYFGADEEQREGEAAADKNLHRYMPHVEDWKEGDPSWGEGKGKGLIGALNYLAEKEMNSIYFLTMNIGGDGKDVWPYTSYEERFRFDCSKLAQWEKVFSHADSLGIMLHFVLQETENELLLDGGETGPERKLYYRELIARFAHHLAITWNMGEENGYANFTPEAQNDAQRKDMIAYIKQTDPYNNFLAIHTHASRKYRYQVLDSLLGFQSLDGPSLQINPPSDVHSETKHWIDSSAVAGKQWVVNLDEIGPHYHGVLPDNIDPEHDTVRYEVLWGNLMAGGGGVEWYFGYRFPNDDLNAETFRTRNNVWEQTAHALRFFNDYLPFWNMHGADELLDSDRAYCFAEPGVIYAVYLPKGEKTQLDLGKTEKNYTIKWYNPKSGGELQEGSKTEVSGPGKVTLGTPPAAENEDWVALVKLVE
- the fbaA gene encoding class II fructose-bisphosphate aldolase, with protein sequence MKETFKPGVLYGEDLKRFYRYANQKGFALPAVNVTGTNTVNAVLETAREVNSAVIIQFSNSGAAFFAGKGLSNEGQQASIAGAISGAMHVHNMAEKYGVTVILHTDHAAKKLLPWIDGLLDAGEKYYKEHGRPLFSSHMLDLSEESLDDNVAISKQYYHRMNQIGMSIEIELGVTGGEEDGVDNTDVDASKLYTQPEEVAYAYKELSTVGDNFTIAAAFGNVHGVYKPGNVKLTPKILHNSQEHIQKEFSTEEKPVNFVFHGGSGSTQAEIREAISYGTIKMNIDTDLQWAFWDGVKNYYKEKEAYLQAQIGNPEGDDSPNKKFYDPRVWLRKGEESIVKRLKQAFDDLNAINSMD